The window CACAATCGAGGGGTTTTTCCCACAATCGAGGGGTTTTTCCCACAATCGAGACTAAAATTAAGAAAATATTTCTTGACACTTTCATGATGAAATGATATTTTGAAAATAGGTGATTGATATTATGAAAAATAATAAAAAATTTAAAGAATCAAATATAATGTTTTCTAAAAGTGGAACTGGAGGTCTTTATGCTAGAGTATCAATTCCTTGTAAATGGTTAAATTTGTTAGAAATTGATCAAGAAGAAAAACAAGTTATAGTAAGTTTTAATGAAAAAGAAAAGAAAATTACTATTGAAAAGAAAAAATAAAAAAAGCTCCCAGTAAATGGCAATTACTGGGAGCCAAGCACTAGAACATCTAACTAGAACATCTAACTAGAACAGACAAGTTCTAATGATACAAATGAGTTGATTTAATAGTATCATAAAACTTAAAAAAAGACAATTGAAAAAATGTCAAAAATGCTCTAGTGCTAATTATTTTTTTATATATAAAAATGATTAAGGAGCGACAATTATGAAAAAACAAGAATTAATTTATCACAACCATGTAAATGATTTGCTACTAGGAGATTTAAGCCCTAAGGTTAATGATATTTTTTTTAGCTTTCTTTTCAAGTTCAAAGAGCTTGAAACAGACTATATTGAAATGTCATTTGCTGAACTAAAAGAACTAGCAAAAACTCAAAGACATAATAGAGAACTTATACAAAATTTAGAAAAATTAAGTGTAAAATTAAAACAATTAACGACTGTAATTAGAACAGAAAAAAAAATTGAAATATTTAGCCCATTTAGAAAGTTGATAATAGATATAGAGAAATCTATTATCAAAGTTGAAATTGATATAGATTTTAAAAAAATGTTATTCGAGTTAGAAAATAACTACACAATAACAGATTTAAAAGAACTTATAAGTCTTAAAAAATCATATAGTAAAAACTTATATCGTCTTTTAAAACAATGGGAGAGTATAAAAAAAAGAGAATTTACACTTGAGGAGTTTAAAAAACTTTTAGCAGTTCCTAAAAGTTATAAAATGTGTGATATTGATAAAGAAATATTAATTCCAAGTATAGAAGAATTAAAGCAATATTTCTCAAACCTGAACGTAAAAAAAATAAAAACTGGTGTTAAAGTTACAAATTTGCTTTTTTCTTGGCAAGATAAAGAAAAAGTAAAAGTAGAAAAAGCTATACAGGGAGCAAAAAAAATATTAAATAGTGCTATTGAAGAAAAAAAGCAGAAGGTACAAGAAGTTAAATGTATCGAACAAGAAAATGAAATGATAGAAATAACGAAAAATGATTTTGATAAATTATATGAACAATATTTAATAGAAAATAATGCTACTCATACTTCAATAACTAGAAAATGTTTTGAGATAGCGAACAGAAGAATATATAAAATTATAGACTAATATAGACTAAAAATTATTACGGAGGGAAAAAATGAAAAATTTGTTGTTTGGACTTTTTGTTGTTTTAGTTTTTGTGAGTTGTGGATCAAATGAAAGTGCAGTAAAAAAATATCTCCCTGGAAATTATAGTCAACTCAACAAAGAAAAGAAAAGTATCGGATTTGGATATTATAAAGAAGTTACTATCAAACATTTAAAAGGAAATGAATATAGAATTAATTGTACAGCTAATGATATGAAATACTATATTGATAGAAAACTTACAAAAGTTGTTAAGACTCCAGATATTTTTGATTTTGAAATTAGTTCTGTAACTTTGAAACAAAAATCAGACTCTATAGCAAAATATTATATAGATGGGTTTGTAACGAATATAATAGAAAATGGAACTACATTTTCAGAAGCTGATAGAGGAATTAATAGCGTTGTGATTATATCTTTAACAATAGGAAAAAATGAAGTTGAAGCACTTATAGGAGGAAAATCTCTTCCTGCTATAAGAAAAAAATAAGGAAAATAATTTTTAAAGTGAACGGAAGAACCGTTCACTTTTTTAATAAAAAAGACAGATACTGGCATACCTGTCTTTTTGTTCCTGTTTCTTTCTTATATTTTTGTTACCCTAATTATATCATAGATTTTTATTAAATTCAATGATATAATGATTGAGTTCCTCCTTTGAACTAAACATCTCGAGAAAGGAGGTGCTTTGTGAAAAGGCTTTTTTATATTTTTGTTATGATAATAATATTTTTATTATTATCTAAAAATCTATATTAGATTTTATGTGGGGACACTCTGGCAGGTGTCCCTGCTTTTTTTTATATTGGGGAGTGCCCCAAACCCCCATAGAAATTTATAAGAACTTTATTTTTTAAAAAAAATTAAGCTCTTATAAATCCCTCTAAATTATAATTAGTAGTTTTATTCTCCTTTATATTTTTTTATGTATAATTCAATTCCTTCCTCAATTTTACTAATAAAAGTTGAATCTATATTTATCGTTTCTAGTTCTTCCAGTAAATTTTTATCTATTCTCATAGTTTTACTAATTTTGTTAATACCTGTTTTACTTCCTTCTTTTCTTCCTGCTCCTTCTCTTTTCCCACCTTTTGCCATTTAAAAACCTCCTTTAATTCTTTATAAAAGTATACTATATTTTTGATTAAGAGTAAATACGATTAATCAATATTTTATAATCTTGATTTTTTTTCCTTTTAAAAGGGTATAATAAATATATAAGAAATGAATATTAATTTCATTAAACAAAAAAGAATTTTTTTCTTAAATTTATTATTATAAGAAATATTATTTTTTGATTAATTGTATTGACAAATAATCAAAAGTAGAGTATACTTATAGTAAGAAGAAAGAAAAAATAAAAAATGGAGGTATTACAATGATTAAATTAAAAACTTTTGAAGAAATGGAAAAAAATATTGTCGAATACAGAGTTGTTAAAAGTGCTTACGGGGAGGTTACTACATTATTTGTTAGCACAGATAAAAATGAAGCTAAAGAATTTTTTGAAAAACAAACAAATTATGGGGATATTCATTTAATATCTATAAATGAGTTAGAAAAAAGATATGAAGAAACTTTAGACACTATTAAAACAGTGGAAGAAAGAAACTCATATAATTCTAACTATAATTATTATTTGACAGATAAATCAAATGTT of the Cetobacterium ceti genome contains:
- a CDS encoding replication initiation protein encodes the protein MKKQELIYHNHVNDLLLGDLSPKVNDIFFSFLFKFKELETDYIEMSFAELKELAKTQRHNRELIQNLEKLSVKLKQLTTVIRTEKKIEIFSPFRKLIIDIEKSIIKVEIDIDFKKMLFELENNYTITDLKELISLKKSYSKNLYRLLKQWESIKKREFTLEEFKKLLAVPKSYKMCDIDKEILIPSIEELKQYFSNLNVKKIKTGVKVTNLLFSWQDKEKVKVEKAIQGAKKILNSAIEEKKQKVQEVKCIEQENEMIEITKNDFDKLYEQYLIENNATHTSITRKCFEIANRRIYKIID